From the genome of Pelodiscus sinensis isolate JC-2024 chromosome 12, ASM4963464v1, whole genome shotgun sequence, one region includes:
- the EXOC3L1 gene encoding exocyst complex component 3-like protein isoform X1, with protein MGLAAEREEDASSPREEGWPEAEKAEKLARGAAVKWASGVFYRPDKLEGLGHYRSREAQRNSSIQSRLKSTVQSHLEGVSAGLEQLRSAAGDVRSLRRDLGAVWWQLRGSAGAFRSLEPLRAVAAEHAQLAAVVQALPQLSSVRDLLAQSLQLLHDQQLLEAHAGLMALERLRDKTYAQLGGGDGPLGEPAVAAVESLFRGLPELSEALAQQLWCTVGRGVELVQEDPARFVAAVRIVEREEGLDGAPRAHRFLPPGRPRAWRQRFYQVLEETVAANHFQADPVDPKGPGLGRHLAVLQRDILAELRVVKDLMAQCCPPHYDIVGVCTRLYHRALCAQLQGVAGRDLDKQELFLLLVWVLHVYPGPEMMGHPDLLPEVQVAALGPLLPAEVLDQMERAYVGKVKASVAEWMRRTLEVEVKEWFRDEEPEMDHLGFFQSALPVIVMQMLGENIRVASLVTESLQQKVHAMALGELEAFLLRLREALGECGKEHQRDPARPQHYVSYLLAVLNNTLALSSSIPTLHPGGASPAEPAGIPPSLTAALDRTQKKACRLLLEELLAELQPLYVQLPSRKWLAGDQLVTSMCGVIDKYMSDISHAQKPIFSVLLAESEHLVMSHYVRALLEKKMVCRSAEERSQLSARLLQDASQLRELFHNLGLAESEQSLEVICALQELIRLQDPALLSLEVLGFVTKYPDVSDEHISIVLELRGDVSKEARNVVLEMMAQNPQTLPENYRPIFSSILVPAPDLPFCLGKSKCA; from the exons ATGGGCCTGGCGGCGGAGCGGGAGGAGGACGCCAGCAGCCCCCGAG AGGAGGGCTGGCCGGAAGCGGAGAAGGCCGAGAAGCTGGCCAGAGGCGCGGCTGTGAAATGGGCCTCGGGGGTGTTTTACCGGCCGGACAAGCTGGAGGGCCTGGGGCACTATCGGAGCCGGGAGGCCCAGCGGAACAGTTCCATCCAGTCCCGGCTAAAG TCGACGGTGCAGTCCCACCTGGAGGGGGTGagcgcggggctggagcagctgcgcTCGGCGGCCGGCGACGTGCGGAGCCTGCGCCGGGACCTGGGTGCCGTGTGGTGGCAGCTGCGGGGCAGCGCCGGGGCCTTCCGGAGCCTGGAGCCGCTGCGGGCCGTGGCGGCGGAGCACGCACAGCTGGCCGCGGTGGTGCAGGCGCTGCCCCAGCTCTCCTCAG TCCGCGACCTCCTGGCGCAGTCCCTCCAGCTCCTCCATGACCAGCAGCTCCTGGAGGCCCACGCCGGGCTCATGGCGCTGGAACGCCTGCGGGACAAGACCTACGCCCAGCTGGGCGGTGGCGACGGCCCCCTGGGCGAGCCGGCCGTGGCAGCGGTGGAGTCCCTCTTCAGGGGCCTGCCGGAGCTGAGCGAGGCGCTGGCGCAGCAGCTGTGGTGCACCGTGGGCCGGGGCGTGGAGCTGGTGCAGGAGGACCCGGCTCGCTTTGTCGCGGCCGTGCGGATCGTCGAGCGGGAGGAGGGCCTGGACGGCGCCCCCCGGGCCCACCGGTTCCTCCCTCCCGGGCGCCCCAGAGCCTGGAGGCAGAGGTTCTACCAGGTCCTGGAGGAGACGGTGGCTGCGAACCACTTCCAGGCCGACCCCGTGGACCCgaaggggccggggctgggccggcacCTGGCCGTGCTGCAGCGCGACATCCTGGCCGAGCTGCGGGTGGTGAAGGACCTGATGGCGCAGTGCTGCCCGCCCCACTACGACATCGTGGGCGTCTGCACCCGCCTGTACCACCGGGCCCTCTGCGCCCAGCTGCAGGGCGTGGCCGGCAGGGACCTGGACAAGCAAGAGCTCTTCCTGCTCCTCGTCTGGGTGCTGCACGTGTACCCCGG CCCGGAAATGATGGGTCACCCCGACCTTCTCCCCGAGGTGCAGGTGGCCGCGCTGGGCCCCCTGCTGCCCGCCGAGGTGCTGGACCAGATGGAGCGGGCGTACGTGGGGAAAGtcaag GCCAGCGTGGCGGAGTGGATGCGGCGCACGCTGGAGGTGGAGGTCAAGGAGTGGTTCCGGGACGAGGAACCAGAAATGGATCATTTGGGCTTCTTCCAGTCTGCCCTGCCCGTCATCGTCATGCAg ATGCTGGGGGAGAACATCCGGGTGGCGTCCCTGGTGACGGAgtccctgcagcagaaggtgcacGCCATGGCCCTGGGCGAGCTGGAGGCCTTTCTGCTCAG GCTGCGCGAGGCCCTGGGGGAGTGTGGCAAGGAGCACCAGAgggacccggcccggccccaGCATTACGTCTCCTACCTGCTGGCCGTGCTCAACAACACCCTGGCGCTGAG CTCTTccatccccaccctgcaccccggcGGCGCGTCCCCGGCTGAGCCGGCGGGAATCCCCCCCTCCCTGACGGCGGCGCTGGACCGGACCCAGAAGAAGGCCTGtcggctgctgctggaggagctgctggcggagctgcag cccctgtATGTGCAGCTGCCGTCCCGCAAGTGGCTGGCTGGGGACCAGCTGGTGACCAGCATGTGCGGGGTGATCGACAAGTACATGAGCGACATCTCCCATGCCCAGAAACCCATCTTCTCG GTCCTGCTGGCCGAGAGCGAGCACCTGGTCATGAGTCACTACGTGCGGGCGCTGCTGGAGAAGAAGATGGTGTGCCGGAGCGCCGAGGAGCGGAGCCAGCTCTCCGCCCGCCTGCTCCAGGACGCCTCCCAGCTCAGGGAGCTTTTCCACAACCTG ggcctggctgagagcgagcAAAGCCTGGAGGTGATATGCGCCCTCCAGGAGCTCATCCGCCTGCAGGACCCGGCCTTGCTCAGCCTGGAGGTGCTGGGATTTGTGACGAAGTACCCCGACGTCAG CGACGAGCACATCTCCATTGTGCTGGAGCTCCGGGGTGACGTCTCCAAGGAGGCCCGGAACGTGGTGCTGGAAATGATGGCGCAGAATCCGCAGACCCTGCCCGAAAACTACCGGCCCATCTTCAGCAGCATCCTGGTCCCAGCTCCGGACCTGCCCTTCTGCCTTGGCAAGAGCAAGTGTGCATGA
- the EXOC3L1 gene encoding exocyst complex component 3-like protein isoform X2 gives MGLAAEREEDASSPREEGWPEAEKAEKLARGAAVKWASGVFYRPDKLEGLGHYRSREAQRNSSIQSRLKSTVQSHLEGVSAGLEQLRSAAGDVRSLRRDLGAVWWQLRGSAGAFRSLEPLRAVAAEHAQLAAVVQALPQLSSVRDLLAQSLQLLHDQQLLEAHAGLMALERLRDKTYAQLGGGDGPLGEPAVAAVESLFRGLPELSEALAQQLWCTVGRGVELVQEDPARFVAAVRIVEREEGLDGAPRAHRFLPPGRPRAWRQRFYQVLEETVAANHFQADPVDPKGPGLGRHLAVLQRDILAELRVVKDLMAQCCPPHYDIVGVCTRLYHRALCAQLQGVAGRDLDKQELFLLLVWVLHVYPGPEMMGHPDLLPEVQVAALGPLLPAEVLDQMERAYVGKVKMLGENIRVASLVTESLQQKVHAMALGELEAFLLRLREALGECGKEHQRDPARPQHYVSYLLAVLNNTLALSSSIPTLHPGGASPAEPAGIPPSLTAALDRTQKKACRLLLEELLAELQPLYVQLPSRKWLAGDQLVTSMCGVIDKYMSDISHAQKPIFSVLLAESEHLVMSHYVRALLEKKMVCRSAEERSQLSARLLQDASQLRELFHNLGLAESEQSLEVICALQELIRLQDPALLSLEVLGFVTKYPDVSDEHISIVLELRGDVSKEARNVVLEMMAQNPQTLPENYRPIFSSILVPAPDLPFCLGKSKCA, from the exons ATGGGCCTGGCGGCGGAGCGGGAGGAGGACGCCAGCAGCCCCCGAG AGGAGGGCTGGCCGGAAGCGGAGAAGGCCGAGAAGCTGGCCAGAGGCGCGGCTGTGAAATGGGCCTCGGGGGTGTTTTACCGGCCGGACAAGCTGGAGGGCCTGGGGCACTATCGGAGCCGGGAGGCCCAGCGGAACAGTTCCATCCAGTCCCGGCTAAAG TCGACGGTGCAGTCCCACCTGGAGGGGGTGagcgcggggctggagcagctgcgcTCGGCGGCCGGCGACGTGCGGAGCCTGCGCCGGGACCTGGGTGCCGTGTGGTGGCAGCTGCGGGGCAGCGCCGGGGCCTTCCGGAGCCTGGAGCCGCTGCGGGCCGTGGCGGCGGAGCACGCACAGCTGGCCGCGGTGGTGCAGGCGCTGCCCCAGCTCTCCTCAG TCCGCGACCTCCTGGCGCAGTCCCTCCAGCTCCTCCATGACCAGCAGCTCCTGGAGGCCCACGCCGGGCTCATGGCGCTGGAACGCCTGCGGGACAAGACCTACGCCCAGCTGGGCGGTGGCGACGGCCCCCTGGGCGAGCCGGCCGTGGCAGCGGTGGAGTCCCTCTTCAGGGGCCTGCCGGAGCTGAGCGAGGCGCTGGCGCAGCAGCTGTGGTGCACCGTGGGCCGGGGCGTGGAGCTGGTGCAGGAGGACCCGGCTCGCTTTGTCGCGGCCGTGCGGATCGTCGAGCGGGAGGAGGGCCTGGACGGCGCCCCCCGGGCCCACCGGTTCCTCCCTCCCGGGCGCCCCAGAGCCTGGAGGCAGAGGTTCTACCAGGTCCTGGAGGAGACGGTGGCTGCGAACCACTTCCAGGCCGACCCCGTGGACCCgaaggggccggggctgggccggcacCTGGCCGTGCTGCAGCGCGACATCCTGGCCGAGCTGCGGGTGGTGAAGGACCTGATGGCGCAGTGCTGCCCGCCCCACTACGACATCGTGGGCGTCTGCACCCGCCTGTACCACCGGGCCCTCTGCGCCCAGCTGCAGGGCGTGGCCGGCAGGGACCTGGACAAGCAAGAGCTCTTCCTGCTCCTCGTCTGGGTGCTGCACGTGTACCCCGG CCCGGAAATGATGGGTCACCCCGACCTTCTCCCCGAGGTGCAGGTGGCCGCGCTGGGCCCCCTGCTGCCCGCCGAGGTGCTGGACCAGATGGAGCGGGCGTACGTGGGGAAAGtcaag ATGCTGGGGGAGAACATCCGGGTGGCGTCCCTGGTGACGGAgtccctgcagcagaaggtgcacGCCATGGCCCTGGGCGAGCTGGAGGCCTTTCTGCTCAG GCTGCGCGAGGCCCTGGGGGAGTGTGGCAAGGAGCACCAGAgggacccggcccggccccaGCATTACGTCTCCTACCTGCTGGCCGTGCTCAACAACACCCTGGCGCTGAG CTCTTccatccccaccctgcaccccggcGGCGCGTCCCCGGCTGAGCCGGCGGGAATCCCCCCCTCCCTGACGGCGGCGCTGGACCGGACCCAGAAGAAGGCCTGtcggctgctgctggaggagctgctggcggagctgcag cccctgtATGTGCAGCTGCCGTCCCGCAAGTGGCTGGCTGGGGACCAGCTGGTGACCAGCATGTGCGGGGTGATCGACAAGTACATGAGCGACATCTCCCATGCCCAGAAACCCATCTTCTCG GTCCTGCTGGCCGAGAGCGAGCACCTGGTCATGAGTCACTACGTGCGGGCGCTGCTGGAGAAGAAGATGGTGTGCCGGAGCGCCGAGGAGCGGAGCCAGCTCTCCGCCCGCCTGCTCCAGGACGCCTCCCAGCTCAGGGAGCTTTTCCACAACCTG ggcctggctgagagcgagcAAAGCCTGGAGGTGATATGCGCCCTCCAGGAGCTCATCCGCCTGCAGGACCCGGCCTTGCTCAGCCTGGAGGTGCTGGGATTTGTGACGAAGTACCCCGACGTCAG CGACGAGCACATCTCCATTGTGCTGGAGCTCCGGGGTGACGTCTCCAAGGAGGCCCGGAACGTGGTGCTGGAAATGATGGCGCAGAATCCGCAGACCCTGCCCGAAAACTACCGGCCCATCTTCAGCAGCATCCTGGTCCCAGCTCCGGACCTGCCCTTCTGCCTTGGCAAGAGCAAGTGTGCATGA